Proteins from a single region of Polynucleobacter sp. KF022:
- a CDS encoding heavy-metal-associated domain-containing protein: MLTLKVSGMTCGGCINAVTRAVQAQDPQAKVQADLASQTVNLETTLSEAQASQLITDAGFPVAK, from the coding sequence ATGTTGACTTTAAAAGTATCCGGGATGACTTGTGGGGGATGTATTAACGCAGTAACGAGAGCCGTCCAGGCTCAGGACCCTCAAGCCAAAGTTCAGGCCGACTTGGCAAGTCAGACAGTCAACCTAGAAACGACATTATCTGAAGCGCAGGCCAGTCAGCTTATAACAGACGCCGGCTTTCCAGTGGCCAAATAG
- a CDS encoding formate dehydrogenase subunit alpha, producing the protein MSLTRKSNTPQSSRSSSHLIGSLSRGLKAAVPTMDRRTFLKRSGVGVGAGIAASQLTMVQKAVAEPSKAMLDGKGKIEVKRTICTHCSVGCATDATVENGVWVRQDSVFDSPINMGAYCAKGASLREHGHGDYRLRYPMKLVDGKYQRISWDQALTEITAQMKSIREKYSPDAMFFIGSSKHNNEQAYLLRKWVSFFGTNNTDHQARICHSTTVAGVANTWGYGAMTNSYNDMMNAKAALYIGSNAAEAHPVSMLSLLHAKENGCKVIVVDPRYTRTAAKSDQYIRIRSGTDIPFLFGLLYHIFKNGWEDKKYINDRVYGMDEIRKEVMEKWTPAAVEEACGVPEAQMYKAAETMAKNRPSTVVWCMGQTQHTIGNSMVRASCILQLALGNVGKSGGGTNIFRGHDNVQGATDVGPNPDSLPGYYGLAAGSWKHYATVWGVDYEWIKGRYAPDMMEKSGTTVSRWVDAVLENNDMIDQQTNVKGLFFWGHAPNSQTRGLDMKRAMNKLDLLVVVDPYPSATAAMAAMPAAEGDAVNKNRNVYLLPATTQFETCGSATASNRSLQWREKVIDPLFESVPDHVIMQAFADRLGFGQELSKNYKMLNSKFAGKQWKEPQIEDILREINRSVWTIGYTGQTPERLKAHMRMVATFDPKTLKSRGGVDPVTGYDTTGDYYGLPWPCYGTAAIKHPGSPNLYDTSKSVMEGGGNFRANFGVEREGVSLLAGDGSCSKGSAITTGYPEFDHVFVKKLGWWDQLTEDEKKLAEGKNWKTDLSGGIQRVVMKNGCHPFGNAKARAVVWNFPDAVPIHREALYSTNEKMMRKYPTSADKKNFWRLPTLYKTVQDQNLNQKLYEKFPIILTSGRLVEYEGGGDETRSNPWLAELQQENFVEINPKAAADRGIKNWDYVWVKSPTGAKIKVRALVTERVDQGTAFVPFHFAGWWQGNDLRKYYPEGAAPVVLGEAVNTATTYGYDQVTMMQETKTTMCQIEKFA; encoded by the coding sequence ATGAGTCTGACTCGTAAATCAAATACCCCACAAAGCAGCCGCTCTTCATCTCATTTGATAGGTAGCCTATCTCGTGGTTTGAAGGCAGCAGTTCCAACAATGGACCGTCGAACTTTCTTAAAGCGTTCAGGCGTTGGAGTTGGAGCTGGTATCGCTGCTAGCCAATTGACCATGGTACAAAAAGCAGTTGCTGAACCTAGCAAAGCAATGCTGGATGGCAAGGGCAAGATTGAAGTTAAGCGCACCATCTGTACTCACTGTTCAGTAGGTTGCGCTACAGACGCTACTGTTGAGAATGGTGTGTGGGTTCGTCAGGACTCAGTATTTGATTCACCAATTAATATGGGTGCGTATTGTGCAAAAGGCGCTTCATTGCGTGAGCACGGTCACGGTGACTATCGTTTGCGTTATCCAATGAAGTTGGTTGACGGAAAGTATCAACGTATCTCTTGGGATCAAGCGCTTACAGAAATTACTGCGCAGATGAAGAGCATCCGCGAGAAATATTCTCCGGACGCAATGTTCTTCATCGGTTCATCAAAGCACAACAACGAACAGGCCTACTTACTCCGTAAGTGGGTCTCTTTCTTTGGCACAAACAATACAGACCATCAGGCTCGTATCTGTCACTCCACAACAGTTGCCGGTGTCGCAAACACTTGGGGCTATGGCGCGATGACCAATAGCTACAACGACATGATGAATGCCAAAGCTGCTTTGTACATTGGTTCAAATGCAGCCGAAGCTCATCCTGTTTCTATGTTGAGCTTATTGCACGCTAAGGAGAATGGTTGCAAAGTGATCGTTGTTGATCCACGTTACACACGTACAGCAGCGAAGTCCGATCAATACATCCGTATTCGCTCAGGTACTGACATTCCATTCTTGTTTGGTCTCCTGTATCACATCTTCAAAAATGGCTGGGAAGATAAGAAGTACATCAATGACCGCGTTTACGGCATGGATGAGATTCGTAAAGAGGTTATGGAGAAGTGGACTCCTGCTGCAGTTGAAGAGGCTTGTGGCGTACCAGAAGCTCAGATGTACAAAGCTGCAGAGACCATGGCTAAGAATCGTCCAAGCACTGTTGTTTGGTGTATGGGTCAAACTCAGCACACTATTGGTAACTCCATGGTTCGTGCATCATGCATCTTGCAATTGGCATTAGGTAACGTTGGTAAATCAGGCGGTGGTACAAATATTTTCCGCGGTCACGATAACGTTCAGGGTGCAACTGACGTAGGTCCTAACCCAGATTCATTGCCTGGCTACTATGGCTTGGCTGCTGGTTCATGGAAACACTACGCAACAGTTTGGGGTGTTGATTACGAGTGGATCAAGGGTCGCTACGCACCTGACATGATGGAGAAATCCGGTACTACCGTTTCTCGTTGGGTTGATGCCGTTCTTGAAAACAACGACATGATCGATCAGCAGACTAACGTTAAAGGGTTGTTCTTCTGGGGTCACGCGCCTAACTCACAAACACGCGGCTTAGATATGAAGCGTGCGATGAATAAGTTAGATTTATTGGTTGTAGTTGATCCTTACCCAAGTGCTACTGCAGCAATGGCAGCAATGCCGGCTGCTGAAGGTGATGCTGTTAATAAAAACCGTAATGTGTATTTATTGCCAGCTACAACTCAGTTTGAGACTTGTGGAAGTGCGACGGCTTCTAATCGTTCTTTACAGTGGCGCGAGAAGGTTATCGACCCATTGTTTGAGTCAGTTCCTGACCACGTGATCATGCAAGCATTTGCTGATCGCCTTGGCTTTGGTCAAGAGTTGTCCAAGAACTACAAAATGCTCAACTCCAAATTTGCTGGTAAGCAATGGAAAGAGCCGCAAATCGAAGACATCTTGCGTGAGATCAATCGCTCCGTTTGGACGATTGGTTACACAGGCCAAACTCCTGAGCGTCTCAAAGCGCACATGAGAATGGTTGCAACGTTTGATCCGAAGACTCTGAAGTCTCGTGGTGGTGTAGACCCGGTTACTGGTTACGACACTACTGGCGATTACTACGGATTGCCTTGGCCTTGCTACGGCACTGCCGCAATCAAACACCCAGGTTCACCTAATCTCTATGACACCAGTAAGAGTGTGATGGAAGGCGGCGGTAACTTCCGCGCCAACTTTGGTGTTGAGCGTGAAGGCGTGAGCTTATTGGCTGGAGACGGTTCTTGCTCTAAGGGTTCTGCAATCACTACTGGTTACCCAGAGTTCGACCACGTATTTGTGAAGAAGCTTGGTTGGTGGGATCAGTTAACTGAAGATGAGAAAAAGCTTGCTGAAGGTAAGAACTGGAAGACTGACTTGTCTGGCGGCATCCAGCGCGTGGTAATGAAAAACGGTTGCCATCCATTTGGTAACGCAAAAGCACGCGCAGTAGTTTGGAACTTCCCAGATGCAGTTCCAATTCACCGTGAAGCGCTCTACAGTACTAACGAGAAGATGATGCGTAAGTATCCAACTTCTGCGGATAAGAAGAATTTCTGGCGCTTGCCAACTCTCTATAAGACTGTTCAAGACCAAAACTTGAATCAGAAGCTATATGAGAAGTTCCCAATCATTCTGACTTCTGGTCGTTTGGTTGAGTACGAGGGCGGTGGTGATGAGACTCGTTCAAATCCATGGTTGGCTGAACTTCAACAAGAAAACTTTGTGGAGATCAATCCAAAGGCTGCAGCAGATCGCGGTATTAAGAACTGGGATTACGTTTGGGTTAAGTCTCCAACAGGTGCCAAGATTAAGGTTCGTGCATTGGTGACTGAGCGTGTAGATCAAGGAACTGCGTTTGTGCCATTCCACTTTGCTGGTTGGTGGCAGGGCAATGACTTGCGCAAGTACTACCCAGAAGGCGCAGCTCCAGTGGTTCTTGGTGAGGCGGTCAATACTGCAACAACCTATGGTTACGACCAGGTGACGATGATGCAAGAGACCAAAACCACTATGTGCCAAATCGAAAAATTTGCCTAA
- a CDS encoding inorganic phosphate transporter, whose translation MPAIEVAFWVVALLVALALAFDFMNGFHDAANSIATVVSTGVLKPQQAVVFAAFFNFLAIFIFHLSVAATVGKGIVHPAAVDLHVIFGALVGAIVWNVITWYYGIPSSSSHALIGGLVGAALPKAGTDGLVWSGIIKTVSFIFISPFVGFLLGSLMMLIVAWVCRNANLAKTDRWFRRLQLVSASAYSLGHGGNDAQKTIGIIWLLLIITGYAEASAKMPPTWTIISCYIAIAAGTMFGGWRIVKTMGQKLTKLKPVGGFCAETGGAITLFAATAIGIPVSTTHTITGAIVGVGSTQRASAVRWGVAGNIVWAWIFTIPATALMSMAVYYLSLLIF comes from the coding sequence TTGCCAGCGATAGAAGTAGCCTTTTGGGTTGTAGCGCTTTTAGTGGCGTTAGCACTTGCATTTGATTTCATGAATGGTTTTCATGATGCTGCTAACTCCATTGCGACTGTGGTCTCGACGGGCGTTTTAAAGCCACAGCAAGCAGTGGTCTTTGCAGCCTTCTTTAATTTTCTGGCGATCTTCATTTTTCATTTGAGCGTTGCTGCCACAGTGGGAAAGGGGATTGTTCATCCTGCGGCGGTTGACTTACATGTCATCTTTGGCGCCTTGGTGGGCGCAATTGTCTGGAACGTGATTACTTGGTACTACGGCATTCCATCAAGTTCTTCTCATGCCTTAATCGGCGGCTTAGTTGGTGCTGCATTGCCAAAAGCAGGTACGGATGGCTTGGTTTGGTCGGGAATCATTAAAACTGTTTCTTTCATCTTCATTTCACCATTTGTTGGCTTCTTGCTCGGCTCTCTAATGATGTTGATAGTTGCATGGGTTTGCCGAAATGCAAATCTAGCCAAAACAGATCGTTGGTTCCGTCGCCTGCAATTGGTTTCTGCAAGTGCTTATAGTTTGGGTCATGGCGGTAATGATGCCCAAAAAACCATTGGCATTATTTGGCTTTTGCTCATCATCACTGGTTACGCTGAAGCTAGTGCAAAGATGCCACCGACATGGACAATTATTTCTTGTTACATCGCTATTGCTGCGGGCACGATGTTTGGTGGCTGGAGAATTGTTAAAACCATGGGACAGAAGCTCACCAAGCTTAAGCCGGTTGGCGGTTTCTGTGCTGAAACTGGTGGCGCAATTACTTTATTTGCAGCAACGGCTATTGGCATTCCCGTTTCCACTACCCATACGATTACTGGGGCTATTGTGGGTGTTGGCTCAACCCAAAGGGCTAGTGCGGTTCGCTGGGGAGTTGCCGGAAACATCGTCTGGGCGTGGATCTTCACTATTCCAGCAACTGCGCTCATGTCCATGGCGGTCTATTATCTGAGTCTGCTCATTTTCTAG
- the apbC gene encoding iron-sulfur cluster carrier protein ApbC — protein MSVTPELVQAALKSLVDPNTKVDFITAKNVKNLRVEDGDISLDIVLGYPAKSQLDSIRKSVINALRELSGVKNVSVNISSQIVAHAVQRGVKLLPGVKNIIAVASGKGGVGKSTTAVNLALALAAEGAQVGILDADIYGPSQPMMLGITGRPDSLEENTIEPMEAYGLQASSIGFLIDDDAPMVWRGPMVTSALEQLLRQTRWRDLDYLIVDMPPGTGDIQLTLAQKVPVTGSVIVTTPQDIALLDARKGLKMFEKVGVPIIGIIENMSTYVCTKCGHEEHVFGTGGGQKMCKEYGVDFLGDLPLNLSIREQADAGRPTVVADPDGAISAIYKGIARQVAIRVATLSKDMSSKFPNIVVQNT, from the coding sequence GTGTCGGTTACACCAGAGTTAGTACAAGCAGCACTCAAAAGCTTAGTTGATCCCAATACTAAGGTTGATTTCATTACCGCTAAAAACGTAAAGAATCTCCGAGTAGAAGATGGTGATATTTCTTTGGATATCGTACTAGGCTATCCTGCGAAGAGTCAGCTTGATTCGATTCGTAAATCAGTTATTAATGCCCTGCGCGAATTGTCTGGCGTTAAAAATGTCAGTGTTAATATTTCTAGTCAAATTGTTGCGCATGCAGTGCAACGTGGCGTCAAGCTATTGCCTGGTGTAAAAAATATTATTGCGGTTGCCAGTGGTAAGGGTGGTGTTGGTAAATCGACAACAGCGGTGAACTTGGCTTTGGCGCTAGCGGCCGAGGGTGCGCAGGTTGGCATTTTGGATGCAGATATTTACGGCCCAAGTCAGCCAATGATGTTGGGTATTACTGGTAGACCAGACTCTCTTGAAGAGAATACGATTGAGCCAATGGAGGCTTATGGCTTGCAGGCAAGTTCAATTGGCTTTTTGATTGATGATGATGCCCCAATGGTCTGGCGTGGCCCAATGGTGACTTCTGCTCTCGAGCAACTGCTTCGTCAAACCCGTTGGCGTGATTTGGACTATTTAATTGTGGATATGCCACCGGGTACTGGTGATATTCAATTGACTCTGGCGCAAAAAGTGCCTGTTACTGGCTCAGTGATTGTTACTACACCCCAAGACATTGCGTTGTTAGATGCCCGCAAAGGTCTGAAGATGTTTGAAAAGGTGGGCGTACCGATCATCGGCATCATCGAAAACATGAGTACTTATGTTTGTACAAAATGTGGACACGAAGAGCATGTATTCGGTACGGGTGGCGGTCAAAAGATGTGCAAAGAATATGGAGTGGATTTCTTGGGTGATCTACCTTTGAATCTCTCTATTCGAGAACAGGCAGACGCAGGGCGTCCTACAGTGGTTGCGGATCCTGACGGCGCAATTAGTGCGATTTATAAAGGCATTGCTAGACAGGTTGCTATTCGTGTTGCTACTCTATCCAAAGATATGAGTAGTAAATTTCCGAACATTGTTGTTCAAAATACCTAA
- a CDS encoding DUF3306 domain-containing protein — MADGFLGRWSKRKAGLEADPVEKKVEAPKESSPVPSTEKIEDEAPPLPTLDDVAKIDRLDPDFSAFMKPDVDPSVQQAALKKMFTDPHFNIMDGLDIYIDDYSKPDPLPPGMLERMVQSDMLNLFSKSPEDPAKEVTADSRQSEIQASNPELEASALDAQKQSDLTSKQPNLSTQLDEVPKDASTEPEQKKT; from the coding sequence ATGGCTGACGGGTTTCTTGGTCGTTGGTCTAAGCGCAAGGCGGGTTTAGAGGCGGATCCTGTAGAGAAGAAAGTCGAAGCGCCTAAGGAGTCATCTCCAGTTCCGTCAACTGAGAAGATTGAAGATGAGGCACCACCGTTGCCGACATTGGATGATGTTGCAAAGATCGATCGGCTTGATCCCGATTTTTCTGCCTTCATGAAGCCAGATGTTGACCCCTCTGTTCAGCAGGCTGCCTTAAAGAAAATGTTCACAGACCCCCATTTCAACATCATGGATGGGTTAGACATCTACATTGATGATTACAGCAAACCAGATCCACTACCGCCAGGAATGCTTGAAAGAATGGTGCAGAGCGATATGTTGAATCTTTTCAGCAAGTCTCCCGAAGATCCTGCTAAAGAGGTAACCGCAGATTCTCGACAATCCGAGATTCAAGCCTCTAATCCTGAGTTGGAGGCTAGCGCCTTGGATGCACAAAAGCAAAGTGATTTAACATCCAAACAACCAAATCTCTCCACCCAGTTGGACGAGGTCCCTAAAGATGCCTCGACTGAGCCTGAACAGAAAAAAACTTAA
- a CDS encoding DUF3305 domain-containing protein, translating into MRFAVLMRKQNMDNPWVSYRWVPQEVVPDLGQFNSNQSNAISGQFLGRDAEGESWLFTGFELDLFPDEAEGYYLNVSATNPSWFVMWRLEEDIERYVDEQSLELAKAESSFAVPHRICVSYNEAARLLDGGESVDTVPMSEQHASWLQEYVDEKYHPEPKKRHKPASFKGAQRTTEE; encoded by the coding sequence ATGCGCTTTGCTGTATTGATGCGTAAACAAAATATGGATAACCCATGGGTTTCTTACCGTTGGGTACCTCAAGAGGTGGTACCTGATTTGGGGCAATTTAATAGCAATCAAAGTAATGCCATTTCAGGCCAGTTCCTCGGACGTGATGCAGAGGGGGAGTCTTGGTTATTCACGGGCTTCGAGCTTGACCTTTTCCCTGATGAGGCTGAAGGTTACTATCTCAACGTTTCTGCCACAAACCCAAGCTGGTTTGTGATGTGGCGTCTTGAGGAAGATATTGAGCGATATGTTGACGAGCAATCTCTCGAGTTAGCAAAGGCGGAATCATCATTCGCTGTGCCACATCGAATTTGCGTTAGCTATAACGAAGCGGCTCGTTTACTTGATGGCGGGGAATCAGTTGATACCGTTCCCATGAGTGAGCAGCATGCATCTTGGTTACAAGAGTATGTAGATGAAAAATATCATCCAGAGCCTAAAAAGCGTCATAAGCCTGCATCATTTAAGGGTGCACAACGCACCACGGAGGAATAA
- a CDS encoding 4Fe-4S binding protein, with translation MSQKLVCNCNSTMPLDAKALGVPMHTALCRQEVGSFLKALEGSDSVVVACTQEAALFGELADQAEKPLVAPLRFVNIREVAGWTQEAKASGPKIAALLALADMPEADPVPVVNYESQGRLLIVGAGSQAIPWAEKLSSALDVSVLCTEPGDLPLNRSYPIYTGAVTKLDGYLGNFSVDWDLQNPIDPEMCTRCGACVEVCPEGAIDLSFQIDLNKCKSHRACVTACAGIGAISFDRKERKRNSEFDLILDLRTDPKMRMSQTPQGYFAPGNDPLDQALAVNQLTEMVGEFEKPKYFTYNEKICAHGRNGKVGCSACIDVCSTGAIGSIFKNGQGSVEVNPNLCMGCGACATSCPSGAMSYNYPSVSHQGKELKTIANVFTAEAKKINQATAPSLLLHTLKTGTQMIDGLGRSSHIMPKQFEGLPAFVIPYGIEHIASTGLDLWLGALSYGFAEIILLLSGDEDPAYRAALEEQAELANSILKAYGFDGRIQLVLASSTDDLSTVSKAMGALRQRGSLNPICTPATMGLSNQKRETLEAVLEHLQKQAKTPLPEAGVALPKSSLLGGLTINKDACTLCMSCVSSCPEGALLDNPDEPILSFIEKQCVQCGICAQTCPEHALTLAPRLQTVEQRKQRVTLNETQPFHCISCGKVFGTLKMVDLMLTKLGAHGAFAGAAMDRLKMCSDCRVVDMVKKEHE, from the coding sequence ATGAGTCAAAAATTAGTCTGTAACTGTAATAGCACCATGCCCTTGGATGCAAAAGCACTTGGTGTGCCGATGCACACTGCTTTATGTAGACAAGAGGTCGGATCATTTTTGAAAGCTCTAGAGGGCTCAGATTCTGTAGTGGTGGCATGCACACAAGAGGCTGCACTTTTTGGTGAGTTGGCTGATCAAGCTGAGAAGCCTCTAGTTGCCCCACTGCGTTTTGTAAATATCCGTGAAGTTGCCGGGTGGACGCAAGAAGCAAAAGCATCGGGACCCAAGATTGCTGCACTACTGGCTTTAGCTGATATGCCTGAAGCTGATCCAGTTCCGGTGGTGAATTATGAGAGCCAGGGCAGGTTGTTGATTGTTGGCGCAGGATCTCAAGCAATTCCATGGGCAGAAAAATTAAGCTCCGCTTTAGATGTTTCCGTTCTGTGTACTGAGCCTGGTGATTTGCCGCTCAACAGAAGTTATCCAATCTACACCGGTGCTGTTACGAAGTTAGACGGATACCTCGGCAACTTTTCAGTGGACTGGGATTTGCAAAATCCAATTGATCCCGAGATGTGTACTCGCTGCGGTGCTTGTGTCGAAGTTTGCCCTGAAGGTGCTATTGATCTCTCCTTTCAGATTGATTTGAATAAATGTAAGTCTCACCGTGCTTGCGTTACTGCCTGCGCTGGTATTGGCGCTATCTCATTTGATCGAAAAGAGCGAAAGCGTAATTCTGAATTTGATTTGATTTTGGATTTACGTACTGATCCAAAAATGCGCATGAGTCAAACCCCGCAAGGCTACTTTGCCCCTGGCAATGATCCTCTCGATCAAGCGCTCGCAGTGAATCAATTAACCGAGATGGTGGGCGAGTTTGAGAAGCCAAAATACTTTACTTACAACGAAAAGATTTGCGCGCACGGTCGCAATGGCAAAGTAGGTTGTAGTGCTTGTATTGATGTTTGCTCAACCGGCGCTATTGGTTCCATCTTCAAAAATGGCCAGGGCTCGGTCGAGGTTAATCCAAATCTGTGTATGGGCTGCGGAGCCTGTGCCACTTCTTGCCCATCGGGCGCAATGAGTTACAACTACCCTAGTGTTTCTCATCAGGGGAAAGAGTTAAAAACAATAGCGAATGTATTTACAGCTGAAGCCAAAAAGATCAACCAAGCTACGGCACCTAGTTTGCTGCTACACACCTTAAAAACTGGCACGCAAATGATTGATGGTTTGGGCAGATCCTCGCACATCATGCCAAAGCAGTTTGAAGGCCTTCCAGCGTTTGTAATTCCTTATGGTATTGAGCACATCGCTTCGACTGGTTTGGACTTGTGGCTAGGCGCGTTGTCCTATGGATTTGCTGAAATCATCTTGTTGCTAAGTGGAGATGAAGATCCTGCATACCGCGCTGCTCTCGAAGAGCAAGCAGAATTAGCGAATAGCATTCTGAAGGCGTATGGATTTGATGGGCGCATTCAGTTGGTATTGGCAAGTTCTACTGATGATTTATCGACCGTATCGAAAGCAATGGGAGCATTGCGTCAACGCGGCTCTCTAAATCCAATTTGTACTCCCGCCACCATGGGCTTGTCGAATCAGAAGCGAGAAACACTTGAGGCGGTTTTAGAGCATCTGCAAAAGCAAGCTAAGACACCTTTACCTGAAGCAGGCGTGGCGCTTCCTAAGTCCTCATTATTAGGTGGACTAACAATTAACAAGGATGCTTGCACCTTGTGCATGTCTTGTGTAAGCAGCTGCCCTGAAGGTGCGCTTTTAGATAATCCTGATGAGCCCATACTTTCCTTTATTGAGAAGCAGTGCGTTCAATGCGGAATTTGTGCGCAAACCTGTCCAGAGCATGCATTAACTCTTGCTCCTCGTTTGCAGACTGTAGAGCAACGTAAACAAAGAGTAACGCTCAATGAAACCCAGCCTTTTCATTGTATTAGCTGTGGCAAAGTTTTCGGAACACTTAAGATGGTTGACTTGATGCTCACCAAGTTGGGCGCGCATGGCGCTTTTGCTGGAGCAGCAATGGATCGATTGAAGATGTGTAGTGATTGTCGAGTAGTAGATATGGTGAAAAAAGAACATGAGTGA
- a CDS encoding molecular chaperone TorD family protein, which produces MSETAKEVVKENVKAEVGDVGLPEDLARADLYGLIARLFQLPPDQELLDQIAATAEQHDASDEAPLAKVWMDVVEVAKNNPAKAWHDEFDLNFISVGKPNVVLNGSFYMAGHLNEKPLVNIRRALQEFGLEAAEEITETEDHISALCEVMRYLIAGDDVEISNLTNQRVFFNEHIRPWYDELCDAIEGIPEMHLYHPVAALTREFLAIEGQGFDMI; this is translated from the coding sequence ATGAGTGAAACAGCTAAAGAAGTTGTAAAAGAAAATGTGAAGGCTGAAGTAGGAGATGTTGGCTTGCCTGAGGATTTGGCAAGAGCGGATTTATATGGCCTGATTGCTCGCTTGTTTCAGTTGCCGCCAGATCAAGAGTTGCTAGATCAAATTGCAGCCACAGCAGAGCAGCATGACGCTTCTGATGAGGCGCCTTTGGCAAAAGTCTGGATGGATGTCGTTGAGGTTGCTAAAAATAATCCTGCCAAGGCCTGGCACGATGAGTTTGACTTGAATTTCATTAGCGTTGGCAAGCCTAATGTGGTGTTGAACGGCTCTTTTTATATGGCTGGCCACTTAAATGAGAAGCCTTTGGTTAATATCCGCAGAGCTCTGCAGGAGTTTGGGCTTGAGGCTGCGGAAGAGATCACTGAAACAGAAGACCACATTTCAGCGCTTTGCGAAGTGATGCGATACCTTATAGCTGGGGATGATGTTGAAATCTCCAACCTTACAAACCAAAGGGTTTTTTTCAATGAGCATATTCGCCCTTGGTATGACGAATTGTGCGATGCAATAGAAGGTATTCCAGAGATGCATTTGTATCACCCGGTTGCCGCTCTAACCAGAGAATTCCTTGCTATTGAGGGACAAGGCTTTGACATGATTTAA
- the fdh3B gene encoding formate dehydrogenase FDH3 subunit beta, with amino-acid sequence MARMKFICDTERCIECNGCVTACKNDNEVPWGVNRRRVVTVNDGIIGQEKSVSVACMHCSDAPCMAVCPVDCFYRTDEGVVLHDKDICIGCGYCSFACPFGAPQFLSKGAFGTRSKMDKCTFCSGGPEENGSVAEFEKYGRNRLAEGKLPLCAEMCSTKALIGGDSDIISSIYNNRVAIREKNGKYPGSKAFGWTTAYGGPDTPAPTPTPAAKIPGAK; translated from the coding sequence ATGGCAAGAATGAAATTTATCTGCGACACAGAGCGATGCATCGAATGCAACGGTTGTGTCACGGCCTGTAAAAACGATAACGAAGTTCCTTGGGGCGTTAACCGTCGTCGGGTAGTAACAGTGAACGACGGCATCATTGGTCAAGAAAAATCAGTCTCAGTTGCATGTATGCACTGTAGTGATGCTCCTTGCATGGCGGTATGTCCAGTGGACTGCTTCTACCGCACTGACGAGGGTGTTGTGTTGCACGATAAAGATATCTGCATCGGTTGCGGCTACTGTTCCTTTGCTTGCCCATTTGGCGCACCACAATTCTTAAGCAAGGGTGCCTTCGGTACTCGCAGCAAAATGGATAAGTGCACATTCTGTAGTGGTGGTCCAGAAGAGAACGGTAGCGTTGCTGAGTTCGAGAAGTATGGACGTAATCGTTTGGCGGAAGGTAAGTTGCCACTATGCGCTGAGATGTGCTCTACCAAGGCATTGATTGGTGGCGATAGCGACATTATTTCTAGCATCTACAACAATCGCGTTGCTATTCGTGAGAAAAATGGTAAGTATCCAGGGTCTAAAGCATTTGGCTGGACTACTGCCTACGGCGGCCCAGATACACCAGCGCCAACACCAACACCTGCTGCAAAAATTCCAGGAGCTAAATAA
- a CDS encoding DUF47 family protein has protein sequence MFFSKLMPHDGNFFELFNEHASNIVSASESFLKFVEHYGDEALRAKYTQDVDKAEHACDDVVKEVHRRLHKTFITPIDRDQIFSLINTMDDVADLLQNGTEAMHLYNVKQMTPEMIQMAELCNQCCISMKNAVATLKDISDPEVAKAALKTCDEIDHLESGADRLLSTAITRLFREDIEVRELIKCQRIYELLEEVTDKCEDVANLVEGIVLENS, from the coding sequence ATGTTCTTCAGTAAGTTAATGCCTCACGATGGTAATTTCTTCGAGCTTTTCAACGAGCATGCTAGCAATATCGTTTCCGCCTCTGAATCTTTCTTAAAATTCGTCGAGCATTACGGCGATGAAGCATTGCGCGCGAAATATACACAAGACGTTGATAAAGCCGAGCATGCTTGCGACGACGTTGTTAAAGAAGTACATCGTCGATTGCACAAAACGTTTATCACTCCAATCGATCGCGATCAAATTTTCTCACTCATCAATACGATGGATGACGTTGCTGACTTGTTGCAAAACGGTACAGAAGCAATGCATTTGTATAACGTAAAGCAAATGACGCCAGAAATGATTCAAATGGCGGAGCTTTGCAATCAGTGCTGCATCAGCATGAAGAATGCTGTTGCTACATTAAAAGATATCTCTGATCCAGAGGTGGCAAAAGCTGCTTTGAAGACCTGCGATGAAATTGATCATCTAGAGTCTGGGGCTGATCGCCTTTTATCTACTGCGATTACCAGATTATTCCGTGAAGACATCGAAGTGCGCGAGCTTATTAAGTGCCAGCGCATTTATGAGCTGCTTGAGGAAGTTACCGACAAATGTGAAGACGTTGCCAACTTGGTTGAAGGCATCGTTCTTGAAAACTCTTAA